Within the Epinephelus lanceolatus isolate andai-2023 chromosome 9, ASM4190304v1, whole genome shotgun sequence genome, the region TATCTATTATTATCTTTAATCTTAATTTTCTTATCTTTAATCCTATTCTTTTTTAATGTCTGCTGTGATACTTGAATATCCCCCCTGGAGGATCAATAAAgtgtatcttatcttaagtGTCTGCAGGGTTGCATCTTGTAGCCTTAAGATGAACGACCATGTTGACCTTAATGTGAAGGAGGAGgtaaaagagagagacaaaatgcATTTGCAGTTATTCAATCTTTAAAGGGCTGTAACGAGCACATAAATGTCAGCGGACAAGCAATTAAATGAAGCCTATTCCTGCTGAATTTACACTGAAAACACTTGTTGCACCCGTTGGACACTATCGAATTTTGCTATTACCAAAAGAGAAGAATGTCCCTTCTCGCCTACCGTAGTTGTGCCGGCTGTGTTAGCTAATGGCTAATAGATGCTAGCCACCTCCTGAAGTTGCCCAGAGGAGCCAAATAAGTAAAAACCAAACAGGCAAGTTTGTCAGCAACCAAGAAACGTAAGCTTTGTCTCCAGTAGTTTACGAAGCTTATGTTACCATTGACTGTCTAGCTcagcattagcagtgttagCCATCATCATTTTGCTAGCTACTTGTAGCGTAACGTTATTTGAATAACGTTAACGTATACCATAACATACTGTGACAGCTAGCTTAACTATGAACTTAGCTTTGTTAAGATGCAcattgaaatgttttaaataccGGTAAGTAAATTATGTGTGAGACCATGAGCTTCCAATAAGGGCAATGAATATTTATTCTGTAAAATTAATTAACACGTAACGTCatcagtcaatcagttagtttccTTGTTGACATATAGCGTTAACTTAACATGTAATGTAAAGTTAGTAGTTTCCAGTACCTGGATAAGCCCCTAGATGACTCAGTTATTTGTAAAATTATCTTGGATAGGGCtgatatacagtggtggaaaaaagttttcggacaccccatgcatttgtgaaatattgcattaagaatcactcttaggtcttcaagtgcaatttcttttagtacagtcacagccaaaatactaaataaatcctaaaaaaaaacttaaaattgattggttccataaaaatacataagaaattttgagtattgggtcattttggtaccagtgatgaaggtcgttctttttattaaaagacacaatttttgttgccaagcttcgtgtctacataaagccagtacatttgaaagttcttcagacacaaaaatggctaaaacaaggaacctaacgcaggaaacacgcctgaagataaagattctcagccaggaagggtacagctgccgccagatagccaggaagtgcagatgcagtccttcagcagttggatacactctgcagaaatacagacgaaccaacagcttggaagacaaaccaagatctgggcgtccaagggtttcttcagcaagaaatgaccgcatcctgatccgcatgtgcaggcaaaaccgccgaatgacatcacaggagcttcagcagcagtggtctaaccaaactggtgtccagtgttccacccgcactgtacgtggccgacttttagatcttggcttaaggtcctacaaggctatcaagaagcccctgatcaatgagagacagaggttagcccggcgtcgttgggcccaggcacacaagaactggacagccaggaattggaagaagattttgtggtcagatgagtccagtttccagctttatcttcctcctactaatgtgagggtacgcagaaggccaggcgaagcattatctccagcatgtacagtacctactgtcaagcatggtggaggcagtatcatggtttggggatccatgagtgctgctggtgttggtcatctcactgtctgtgatggcacattgaactctaccaagtattgtaccattctcgaaacccacatgctcccttctgtgcgtgcactgttccgttgaggtaaaaactggatgtttcaacaagataatgccccttgccacacatccaaggccagtagaacttggctgcaggagcacagtatccaggtcttagagtggccagctcagtccccggacatgagccccattgaaaatctgtggtggattatcaaaaggtctgtttcaaagcataaaccaacgaatttagaagaattaaaagcagtaattcaagaagaatgggacaagattacccctcaacagtgtgaaaggctcgtggggaacatgctaGCCAGGGtgagagctctactacgtgccaatggcaggactactaaatattaatttgatgatgtgatggtttattcattttttgttcagttttgaacacattctctgttatttgttgactttgataccgacaatgttgagaactgacatattgaaactgtcaagaatttagttttgttagtttttcttgtaaacaataaacaaaaaaatataatttgtatttgtttgtatctgtctaatgcagccacaccttttgaaacacaaaaaagatttttccgcaaatatttcatgataatatttgagagtgtgtaaaattttaagggtgtcagaaaacttttttccaccactgtatattattttcattacctGTTAAGCTTCCATTTATTTTCTCTGCTGATAATTTAGTCCCGTGGTCCATAaactgtcagaaaatagtgaaaattgCCACCACACGTTCAGGTGTATTCAGGTCTTGTCCGACCAACAATTCAACAGCCATACATATTCAGATAGGTATCATATATGACAAACAACCGCAGCATTACAGCTCGAAAAAATACTGTAAACATAAATCTAATATCGGAGTAGTTTTTGATTAAGTCTCTTACATCTAACAAAACCAGTAGGTTTAACTCCTTGAGCtcttattcattttatttgtagGCTTATTTGATTATTAATTTAGTCCAGAAAATATAGGATTATACTAAACAAAAAATGCACATCACAGTTTCTCAGGGCATTGTTTTGTCCAGTGAACACCCCCAAACCCAAAGATGTTTAatttacagtgatataaaacTCAAATACAGCAAATCTTTGTCATTTTCTTGTGATTAATTACTTAATTGGTCAGTTGTTTAGCTGAACTGTTGTTCATTTTACTTTCAATTGACTAACTGATTAATCTGCTAATTATTTCAGCACTAACTTTATAGTGGCAGCCACAGAACTGAACTGATGGATAATTTATTGTCAGTGTTGAGGTACTATGAATTTGctaattttgtttaattttatttaggCCGAGAGGCCAGATGGCAAACCTTTTTTATCACTGTATTACTTGACACAATAATACTGTGTGAGCTTACCTTGTTGAACTCACTGTTAAATTGTTGACGAGAGGTGAGTCAGTCAGGTAGTCAGTGAAGGTCGTTTAGTtatgtggtcaaaggtcatatAAACTATTAGGtgtaaacacaaaaaatgtgatgacTTTCTAAGAATGTGGGGCAGTGTGGCTTACCAATAAAAGACAGTGTGGTTTGTCAATATGAGTCAGTGTTGAAGAATTTCTTTTACTGAATGACTCATTTTTCCTTGACCTATGAGCTGACTATAAGTGACTCAAAGGAACACCTATAGCTCTAAAAATCAATTTGTGTCTTCGCAGGTTGGAGGAGATGGTTGTTAATCTCTGTCTGCCACCCTTTTGTACAACAGTTCATTGCAACAAGGTGCGACACATTTCGTTGACCTATCACGTAACTGTACCTTTCTCAAGATGATTTTTTCATCTCACGTATACAATGCTTCCCtgggtgtttttcttttgtttgctgttttgtAATAGGAAACTGCAGCAACACATAGCCCTAGGTGACATATAGACTTACTCgtgctagcagcagttagctgGTACATTAAATAAGTTAAAAACTCTAATTTCTACTCTTTAATGATAGTGTCTTAGGGCCTGTGtccttattatattatttttctgAGTGCCACTGTCTTTTTACATTTGTTCCTATCGAGGAGAGCGCTTATGCAGCCACATTCACCTTATTCACCTTTTAGAGAATGAATAGGTCCCATATGTGTTAAGACGAACAGGGAGAATCAACGTAGATGAACACAAAATAGCAAAAAGGGGAGGTGGAGGACGTAGAATAAAGAAAGCAGAGGGACAAAGTGGTGTGTGGGCGACTGAATCACAGCTGACCTTGTTATGttctttttatttgtatttttttgtaatctGATTATGACTGTATTTTCTCCACACTTGGGATGAAAGATGTTCAGTTATATATTTCTTTTACTCATCTTCTACCTCACTCTCTATTGTCCTATATACTGTATCCTTCTGTGTGATGCTTAACAGagtttgtatttgtattgttaAGTCTCACTTGAATGTGCTGTTCTGAGCCACATTTCCACTTAGACAAGCCCCCAGAAATAACAGCATGACTAAAATTAACACTTACAAATTAACACTTTGTAAATGATTTTAATTGGACAGACAAGTTTGCCATGTATCAAgtgaaaaacattgaatttcccctcaggggattaataaagtaaataaacttaaacttaaataaacttaaacttaaacctGAAAAATCTACACCTGGTATTAATCTTTGAAACCCAATTAAAATGATGCCAACCATTCTGATGACTTTTTTGCTTGCATTCGAGAGCAGAAGAGGCTTGTGTTAtatgctgacattttttcattgtctcatgaaaaatgtaatttattttatatatttcagACTGTAGcttatctctgtgtgttttatttcaggctATCAAGAAAGAATATAAATTCCTGTGTCATTTGTTTTCCAACGACAGCTGTGTGCAGATGGCTATGATGTCACAAACCTCGTGTCAGCCAACCCAGCTCTCCGGAGGCGGGGCTTCAAGCTTGAATACTTTTTACGTCCACCTGTACAGGTAACATGACAGCATACTTTGGAAGAGGTTTACTTTTTTGCTGATAGTTACAGCCGAAATACACCGGGCACATGCACATACCCGCTGAGCATTGTGCAGCTGTTCTCCTTTTTTTACATGGCTGGTTTAATTTTTCTCTGTGCTTGGCTTAGCAGCCCtccaacatttaaaaacaagataaaactgtataaaataagaagtaaaatctgtttaaaagtgaataaaataaGTACCTTATAGTATCAGAGGCACTGTGATGCAGCAGAGCAACCTTGTGAGTGTTTTTATaattcacatgaaaataaatcagtcaaatcatgcattctgttgttaaaacaatccaattaattaattcaataCCAGTTTATATAGCGTGTACACTTCCAAACCTTGCATCAACAACTGCATTATCACTCAAACctcaatacacacacagttagcTGGCACACAACCACACAAGTAAAAACACACTCTGCCCTACCTACCTGACGCATCGCATCCATGCCCCAGGTATTTCTGCGGTTTgataagaagattgataccacccTCAAGTCTGTGGCTTCATATTTGTCATGTGATTTTAAAGCAACATTCTCCTTCAACACCAAACGTGAAGTTTCCAATTATGCTTTGTCACGGAGGTGGCTACTGTCGATGTCATTTTGTCCAAGCACCTGTAAGATGAATGGCATTGCAGTCTTAAAATATCTCCTGATATTGAAGTTACAAATCCAAGGCAGGAGCGCTCGCGAGGAAGGATGTAGTGATTTATTCAAGGTTTAAGTTTTTCTTGGAATCTTTTTTTAGCCAAGGGTAAGGTTGTTGTGTAGACAGGAGACTCAGCATTCCAAAACAAGACATCAGAGCGTTACAGAATCAGAGGgcatcaaaacaaaatacattaaactgTCCAATGTGAGGGATTTAGAAGAATTTATTGGCAGGACTGGTACATAATATTTGTAACTATCTTTTCATTAGTTTGTAATCTGAAAATAACTAGTTGTTTCTAGAGTAGCTCAtaaaagacaaaccaaacactggctctagataaagGTAATTTGCATTTTCGAGTCAGCCACTGTCATTCTCCTACACGCCTTGCGCTTGGTAgaaatttcaattggttgcagTCTTAATCCCCACTGTTAGATGCcacttacacactggaccttaaaaatAAGTATAGTATAGAAAGTAGTATCAAAGTATGAGAAATCCTAACAAGGTCATGACAGAGTGCTTCGACGCACTTACCCACTCACTCAAAAGCTTAAAGTGACATGCATAGTTGAAGTACACCCTCTCATGCTAGCTTTTAATTCTAACAACATCCATACTATAATTTTAGCATCTTAATATTTGCAAAAGTTATAGAAGAGTGTAAGATCTGTGGCAACACTAGTAATATTCACCTTTTCTCTTCAGGTGACGTTGAAGTTTGGCTTCCAGGTGGAGCTGTGCAGGGTGGATGTGGAGCTGTGGCCCTGGGGTATGGACAAGGGACAGGCCTGCAAGAGACTGGAAATCAGCACCAGCTCTGATTCGCTTCCTTCCCAGAATTTTGCCCAAGGCGAGGAACGGGTTCAGCAGGTAAAGGACcagaaacagagcagagaaaaacaacaagagCAGGACAGTAAATCACACCAGAGTAATGGCCACCAGTGGAGACTTCAGGCCCAGCAGTGGGGTGAAGAAGCTCCAGATGAGCCTCAGCAAAGAGGCCATGCGTTCAAGCATCAGTCAAACACTGAATCCAGTAACTCTGAACCAGAGTTTAAACTGGTAGGTCGTTGCGAACTTAGGGAGGAAACTCAAGTCTGTTTCACACGTTCAAATTTTCGCCCCCGGCCCCCATTCCTCTCCACACCACCCCCACAACCTACGAACTGTCGGCAAGAGGAGCTATGGAGTCGGGGTCTGCTCTCATTAGGTGCTGTGACACAGCTTCGTGTGACTGTGCCGTTTGGCGGTGCAGCGTCTGCTATGGGGCTCAAGACTTTGGCTGTGTGGGGACAACCTGCTCGCTGCTGCCCATCAGAAGAAGTGGAGAGAATTAAAAGAATCTACGAGACCAGTAAAAGACAGCTGCCAAGACCCAGGTTGTTTGGCCCTTCGGTCAGCCAGACAAAATCACCACTACAAGCAGCCACACCTCCAAGGTATATGTTTATGAAGTCTTTATTGTGTCTTCTTGTTGATAAAATACAGCCCATAATTGTGAAGGATATTCTTACAATGTTGATAATTATCTTCTGGACTTTTGTCTGACCCCAGTGATCTTTCCATCCCAGAGGAGTTCCTCGACCCGATAACCCAGGAGGTCATGATGCTGCCAATGCTGCTGCCCAGTGGTGTGTCAGTGGACAACACCACCCTGGAGGAGCACCAGAAGAGGGAAGCAACTTGGGGTCGACCCCCAAACGATCCCTTCACTGGCGTCCCGTTTACTTCAACCTCACAGCCTCTTCCTAACCCCCAGCTGAAAAGCCGCATCGACCACTTCCTCCTGCAGAACGGGATGATAAGGAGGGATGGGATGTTGGGGAGacaaagggagggagagaatcCACAGGCCTCAAGACTGATAGCCTCCAAAGTAGATGGACAGTCCCAGTACTCTCTATGTCTCAGTGAAAGCTCAATAAACAATACAGAAATGGAAGACACTGGATTAAGACGTTCATCAAATAATGGCAATCACACATTTAACTCCCAGCCTCTTACTACAGAGAGAAAATCAGATTTAGGGAGGAGAAATAAACGAGATCTAAGTGGAATTTCCGAAGAATCAACAGAAGATTTGACAGCTGAGAAGCAACTACTACCTCCAACAAAAAGACCAAGAAATGATGCAGTTTCAGGTGAGCATAATATGTTCTGTAAAAATAACATCGTAAAACTTGTCTCTGCTCTTCTTTTTCTGCTGACTTGTCTTTTGTGTCGACATTGACACCTTTTCCATACTACCTCAGACCCGAGCTGCAGCTCTCATGAGCAGCGTTTGTCTGCCAGTCTGGATGAGGCCCTCTTCTCTGCCCTGCAGGGCCGACCGTCCTTTACCTCAAACTTGTCTCAGCAGAGACGGGTTGGTCCTGACTCAGAAACACTGAACACCTCACAGTGCGATCAGACTGCGGGCACTTCAAGCATTCCAACAGGTATGATTCACAAAAGCCTACTCTACAACGCCTGAAGAAATACACTAACCAAAACCTTTTGGGTGTAAAATAAACTACCCTATGTAAATGTCAAAGGTGGCTTTACAAAGGTTGTGACTCGCTCCTTTGTAAGAGGTGGTAACTGCGGTCAATTTAGTTTCATAGCAGTGACATCAGTAGATTTAAATAGTATTAAATCAATTTGGATATTAACTGCAGCAGAAACGGCACAATCTGCAAAAACATTAAAGGCAGAATGAGCAGGATTTTCTCAAACAatatatagactcatacaaaaataatccctctcacttcttgtcattttgctgtgtttgcaaCATTAATGGGCGTCAGCCTTTGGGTAGTGGTGTGTAGCCCCAACCCCCAGTGTGCAGGGTGTAGGGGCTAGACTCTATAacaaggtagtgaccaggtgccagatcgATCTTAAGCACATGTTCAAGAAGAAGCTATGAAAATTGGGGACGCAGCACaaccttttgctaagccccacccctttgtgatggtctctCTTAAGAAatagaagcagacagaggggtctacagtctgtgtttgaaggatatatccaggatgtcaaactgactaaaaagacaaagatagttagaagctaaaagctgaactataggctacagatcacagtgtaaaagtgaaccaccacatcactgctgatcgccacacaagacaatgaatataaagggaaactttgctgatattgaaccagctgtgtggcatcgcagtgtgtgcagatgaacagtgtttggcttccacctgtgccgctgccagcacccggacctcAAAGTTTCCTTGCTTCCCTTCACtagttcctgtacagcagggtcggtctatttttttcactgttataatcattaaaaa harbors:
- the ubox5 gene encoding RING finger protein 37 isoform X2, which encodes MDKGQACKRLEISTSSDSLPSQNFAQGEERVQQVKDQKQSREKQQEQDSKSHQSNGHQWRLQAQQWGEEAPDEPQQRGHAFKHQSNTESSNSEPEFKLVGRCELREETQVCFTRSNFRPRPPFLSTPPPQPTNCRQEELWSRGLLSLGAVTQLRVTVPFGGAASAMGLKTLAVWGQPARCCPSEEVERIKRIYETSKRQLPRPRLFGPSVSQTKSPLQAATPPSDLSIPEEFLDPITQEVMMLPMLLPSGVSVDNTTLEEHQKREATWGRPPNDPFTGVPFTSTSQPLPNPQLKSRIDHFLLQNGMIRRDGMLGRQREGENPQASRLIASKVDGQSQYSLCLSESSINNTEMEDTGLRRSSNNGNHTFNSQPLTTERKSDLGRRNKRDLSGISEESTEDLTAEKQLLPPTKRPRNDAVSDPSCSSHEQRLSASLDEALFSALQGRPSFTSNLSQQRRVGPDSETLNTSQCDQTAGTSSIPTGEKTCSACSRSVSIYSKSASSIYRLTCGHLLCHSCLRRESQTLNSVTVSTSNHILCPACQSPSPRSDIIRVHH
- the ubox5 gene encoding RING finger protein 37 isoform X1, whose amino-acid sequence is MVVNLCLPPFCTTVHCNKLCADGYDVTNLVSANPALRRRGFKLEYFLRPPVQVTLKFGFQVELCRVDVELWPWGMDKGQACKRLEISTSSDSLPSQNFAQGEERVQQVKDQKQSREKQQEQDSKSHQSNGHQWRLQAQQWGEEAPDEPQQRGHAFKHQSNTESSNSEPEFKLVGRCELREETQVCFTRSNFRPRPPFLSTPPPQPTNCRQEELWSRGLLSLGAVTQLRVTVPFGGAASAMGLKTLAVWGQPARCCPSEEVERIKRIYETSKRQLPRPRLFGPSVSQTKSPLQAATPPSDLSIPEEFLDPITQEVMMLPMLLPSGVSVDNTTLEEHQKREATWGRPPNDPFTGVPFTSTSQPLPNPQLKSRIDHFLLQNGMIRRDGMLGRQREGENPQASRLIASKVDGQSQYSLCLSESSINNTEMEDTGLRRSSNNGNHTFNSQPLTTERKSDLGRRNKRDLSGISEESTEDLTAEKQLLPPTKRPRNDAVSDPSCSSHEQRLSASLDEALFSALQGRPSFTSNLSQQRRVGPDSETLNTSQCDQTAGTSSIPTGEKTCSACSRSVSIYSKSASSIYRLTCGHLLCHSCLRRESQTLNSVTVSTSNHILCPACQSPSPRSDIIRVHH